The sequence AAGCTTATAAAAGAATAAGTGTGGTTTTGTAAGGAGTAAAGCCGTTCTGCCTCGGCAGACGGCTTTATTGTTTTTACTTATGCGTTAATTGCTTACAAACGGGATTCTTGCAGTAAATTTGCCGGAAAATCAATAGAATCAATGTACCCGATAGAAATAGTTAGCCCGATGAAGGCTGAGCTCACAGAAAAAGGTTTCCAGGAACTGCTGACACCTGAACAAGTAGATGCAGCCCTTCAAAAACCTGGCACTGCCTTACTGTTCATTAATTCAGTTTGCGGCTGCTCGGCAGGTACTGCGCGCCCTGGTGTTATCATGGCAGCTCTTAACTCGCCCAAAAAGCCAGACCAGCTGCTGACCAGCTTTGCCGGTTTCGATATCGACGCTGTAAGGCAAGCTCGTACTTACCTGCTGCCTTATCCTCCATCTTCGCCGGCTATAGCCCTGCTTAAGGACGGTCAAGTAGTTCATATGATCGAACGCCACATGATCGAAGGCCGCCCGGCGCAGATGATCGCTGCAAACCTGGCGCAGGCTTTCGAAACTTATTGCTAGATCTTAAATGTATATAATTCAAAGGTGCATGGTCCTCATGCACCTTTTTCGTTAGTAAAAGCCAAAATTATTTCCGTTCTTCGCACCCAATTCCGTTTCACTTGTCAGAAGGTAAGATCATAGTTATTACAGCTCCGTCAGGCTCGGGAAAGACCACACTGGTAAAACGCCTGCTGAATGCCTACCCCAAACTGGCATTCTCTGTGTCGGCCTGTACGCGTCAGCCACGCCCGGGTGAGGCCGATGGTAAAGACTATTATTTCTACAGCGAAGACCGTTTTAAAACGCTCGTTGATGAGAGTGCCTTCGTAGAATGGGAAATGGTATACACCGGTAAATACTACGGCACGCTGAAATCGGAACTGCAGCGTATATGGGACAACGGCCGCGTTCCGTTGGTCGATATCGATGTAAAAGGCGCCATAGCTATACAAGATGCATACCCTGACGCTTCACTGACCTTGTTTATCCAGGCACCCTCGCTCGAGATACTGCGTCAGCGCCTCGAATCGCGCGGTACCGAATCGGTCAGCAGCCTTGAGGAACGCATCAGTAAGGCCGGATTCGAACTCAGCTTTGCTACACAGTTCGATCGTATCATCATCAACGACAACCTGGAGGCGGCCACTACCGAACTGCTTGATACTGTGCAGGCTTTCGTGCAGGAATAGGCATATGGCATAATCTTTACGGTTTCAGTATTTTATTATCTTTGGTATTATGGATATGTCGAATTTATTGTTCTACATTTTTGGGTGTATTTTACTGATAGGATTTTTTGCAGGCACTGAAATAGCGTTCATATCTGCCAATAAGCTCAATATCGAGCTGCGCAAAAAGCAGGGCACCTTTTCCGGGCGCATACTGTCGCGCTTTATGGAAAACCCTTCTGAGTTCATCGGCACCAGTCTTGTTGGTGTCAATGTGCTGCTGGTTATCTACGGCTTACTGATGACCCGCCTCACGGAGCCATTCCTGGAAATGCTGCCACCGCCGCTTAATTCTGACTACATGCACCTGATCCTGGACACCTTCCTGGCTACGGTGGTCATCCTGATATTTGCAGAGTTTCTGCCCAAGGCGGTATTCCGTACCAAAGCAGAACAGGTGTTAGCACTCTTCAGCTTTCCGATGCTGATATCTTACTACATCCTCTACCCTTTTGCCAAGATATTTGTTTCGATCTCTGAGTTTATCCTGAAATACCTGTTCAACGTACGGATCAAAGAGAATCAAGCGATATTCAACCGTGTAGATCTCGAGGTATTTGTAAAACAAACCCTGCACGGCCACGAAACGGATAGCAACGAAGTGAATACCGAACTGTTTGAGAACGCACTCTACCTGGTAAATGTAAAGGTGCGCAAGTGTATGATACCACGCAACGAGGTAGAAGCCGTTGAGCTGAATACTCCGGTTGAGTCTGTCCGCAACAAGTTCATCGAAACAAAGCTGTCCAAGATCATCGTATACGAAGGTTCTATCGACAACATTGTTGGCTACCTGCATCATCTCGATCTGAGCCGCAGGCCCAAAGCCATCAAAGAAGTGCTGCACAGTATTTCGGCAGTTCCTGAGGCAATGAGTGCTGTAGACCTAATGAACCGCTTTACCCGCGAACGCAAAAGTATTGCATGGGTTATTGATGAATTTGGTGGCACCTCAGGTATAGTTACCATGGAGGATGTACTGGAAGAGATATTCGGCGATATCAACGATGAGTATGATGTTCAGGAACACGTAGAGAAACAAATAGCCGAAAGCGAATACATTTTCTCCGGACGTATAGAGCTTGACTACCTGAATGAGAAATACGGTTTCAATTTCCCCGAAGACGAGACTGAAACACTGTCGGGTTACATCATATCCCATCACGAGACGATCCCTAAAATAAAGGACCGCATCATTATCGATCATTACGAATTTGACATACTTTTAGTCACGGAAACAAGGATCGAAACTGTGAAGATGAAGGTCCTTAAAACGTATCAATAACAACTGATCAAAACGCACACATATGGCTGTTAGACGTCCTTTCAACCTGCACAACTGGATAGAAGAAAACCGTCACTTACTGAAACCACCTGTTGGCAATCAGCAGGTGTATAAAGAGGCCGGCGACTTTATTGTTATGGTTGTTGGTGGTCCCAACAGTCGTAAGGATTTTCACTACAACGAAAGCGAAGAGCTGTTTTACCAGCTGGAGGGCGATGTGGTTGTCCGGATATATGAAGACGGCAAGATCGTTGACATCCCCATTAAGGAAGGCGATATGTTCCTGTTGCCTGGCAAAACACCGCACTCACCACAGCGTGGTGAAAACACAGTTGGGCTGGTAATAGAAAAAGTGCGAGAAGATAAAGAGATCGACGGCTTCATCTGGTATTGCGAGAACTGCCACGAAAAGCTTTATGAAGAGTATTTTGAACTCACCGATATCGTTTCGCAGCTACCTCCGCTGATGCAACGTTTCTATTCGGATATTGAAAAACGAACCTGCAAGAATTGTGGCCATGTTATGGAGCCACCTGCACCAAAGAAATAAGACCTCTCTCTAAATTCAGGCCTCAGGTATTACTTGAGGCTTTTTTGCATATACCAGATAACAAGGGGTAGTATAATGACGGTTGCGCTGAAAAGGTATAAGAGTGTAAGCATGATCGACGGTTTAGCTAGTGTACTGAATCCGTTAATAGTCTTAAAAAATTATACCCTCTTTATTCCGATCTTTTTCCAAATAACTGGAAATCAGCAATGCCAATTTTTGATAGCGTTGGCAAAGTATTTATAATAAACCTTTTCAAAAACATATGCATTTATGAAAAAGCTATTAGCTATTTTGATCGTCGCCGCTTCTGTGGCATTTTTTACCTCGTGCAGCAACACTAAAGAAAGCGAGACCACAACATCAGATTCGCTAAGCACTACCGATGTTACAACAAGCAGCAGCACTACAACAACTACATATATAGACCCTGAAACAGGCGCTACAGTGACACGTGACGCATCAACAGGCTTTTATATCGACGCATCAGGCAATCCCGTAGAGTTTTATGTGGATGCAGTAACGCTCGATACTTTCTATGGTAAAACCGGCCAGAACGTGAACAATGCACTGATACATGTAGATAATGATCTGCGCCTCGATGAGTCGAAGATAAAAATAGATGAAGACGACATTAAAATTGAAAATCCCGACGGCAGCAAAACCAAAATAGAAGGAGATAAGATCAAGGTGAAGAATGCAGATGGAAGCAAATCCAAAATGGACGGCGATGAAACAAAAGTGAAAGACGGTGATGGCAAATTGAAAAGCACTGCCGAAGGAACTAAAACAAAATAGCACATTATAATACTAACCCGTTTCCAACGGAGGTCTGAACAATAAAGGTTGTGTAGTCATACACAACCTTTCTTTTTTGTAGAGCTATTTGCTCAACTATTATGAAAGACATTCTGGTGCAGGCGGTGCACTGCTGGCCGGTTTCGACTTATCTTCCGGCAGCGGTATGAACTCTTTGTTATCATTGGGCGGCAATAAGATCCGTCCGGCTTTCCAATCTGCTTTGGCTTGCTCGATCCGATCTTTGCGCGATGAAACAAAATTCCACCAGATATGCCGTTCGCCCAGTGGTTCTCCGCCAAGCAACAAAAGCTTAGTTTTTTCTTTTGCGCTGATGTGCGGATCACCACCTTTGGTAAACACAAGCATTTGCCCGGCTGAGTAAGTATGACCATTCACCTCTACACTACCCTTAGCCACGTATGCTCCACGTTCACTATAATTGTTTGGCAAAGCTATTTTAGCGCCTGCATCTAAAACCACATGCAGGTAAAACAACGGCGAGTGTGTCTTTACATGGTTACTTAGGCCATAAGCATTGCCGGCTATCAACCGCATCCATACACCGGTATCGGTGAATACGGGCAACTGACTCGCAGTATAGTTATCAAAAGTGGGCGCTTGTTCTTCGTCCTTTTCAGGCAAAGCAACCCAGGTTTGTACCATTTCAAGAGAGCCTGTACGTGTTGCCGGATCTTCGAACCGCTCGCTGTGCGCTATCCCACGGCCTGCCGTCATCCAGTTCACTTCACCGGGCCGTATTATCTGTTCTACACCCAAGCTATCGCGGTGGGTTACCTGCCCATCGAATAAATAGCTGACTGTTGAGAGACCAATGTGTGGATGCGGCAGCACATCCATGCTACTGCCGGATTGTACAGGCACGCTTACAGGTCCGGCATGATCCATAAAAATGAATGGTCCCACCATGCGCTTCAACCGAAACGGAAGAATACGGTTTACAGACAGCCCAGGGCCGATATTTGCTTTGCGTGCCTCTATTACAATGTCGAGCATAAGTTCTGCTTAAGAATTCTAAGTTAACCCCTAATTCATTTTCGTGCACTCATCCATCCGCCCCATTTTGTTTAGCTATCCGTGCTTTTATCTTTTTTCGCTTCTTCATCGATCTCCTCATTCCGTTTTCGTTCCAGCGAGTCTTTCATTTTCTGTACAGGTGTCTGTCCGGGTTTCTCTTTTTCATCCACAGGTTCTCCCAACAGTACACCCCACTGACGCAAAGGCGGCGTTTTCTCAAAAATGATCTTTAGCATCGCCATCAGTGGTATCGATAAGAACATGCCTGCAACACCGGCAAGTGCGCCACCTATGATGATGCCGACGATGCTTGCCAATGCATTCACCTGCACCCTTGAGCCTACTATGCGTGGCATCAGGATATTGTTATCAAGAAACTGAACAACGGCTATTGTGCCAAGTACAGCCCAGATATGCCACAATTCAGGCGAAGATGTAAGCGTTATCAGCACGCCCAGCACATTGCCAATAAGCGCACCGATGTACGGTATCAGGTTGAGTATGCCGAACATTAACCCAATGAGGATGGCATGCTTGATGCCAAATAGCATGAGTATGCCGCCCACCAAAACAGTGAGATAGGTAATCTGAATCAGCAACCCAACGAGGTAATACTTTACGATGGTCTCGGTTTCATTGAAGGCATTTTCCACCTCTCCGTGATTTTCCTGACTGAACCAGAGAAAGACAAATTTGCGTATAAGCTGCCTGTAAAACAGGATCAGGAAAATATAGATCGGTAACAAACCAATAAAGACCAACACACCACCCAAGGTTAGCGCGGCTCCTTGCAAGGTACCAGCAACATTGTTACCCAGGTTGCCGATCTGAGTATTAATAACAGCCAGTTGCCTTTGTATGGGAATATTCCAGTGGCTCTCGATCCAGTGGCTGATAGCCTGCCAGTGATGGTTGAGATTTTTCTGCATCTCTGGTATGTCGTTTAGCAGACTGGCCACCTGGAAGCTAAAGAACGTACCGATGCCGGCTACAACAAGTATTAGCAACACGAGCGACATACCTATGGCAACGACTTCAGGCAGCTTACGTCCGCGCAGCCACCTTAGAACCGGCAACAACAGCAAAGCCAGGAAGCCGGCCATGATCAGGGGCATAATGATATCGCGACCTTTAGTAATGATATAACCCAGCCCGCACAAACCCAGCAATTCAATAGATCGGCGAACCGTTACAGGTAATTTGTTCATTATAGCTTTAGTGCTGTTTTCGTTACACAAGATAACGCTTTCAGCTGTTTTTGTTATGTACGAATGTCAATACGAGGCGCCGGAACTTACTTTTCAGGACAGGTAATTTCATTACGCCTTGACTACTTGCCTCTTATATCTGAATCTTTCGTTCGGCATATCACCAGGATGCCACTGCCTGTTGAACAGCCAGGTCAATAAGAGCTATTTGACAGTCCGACATCAACCCACGCATTTTGTCAACATACAAATTTTGTGTATTTTTGCTATAATAATCAAAACAGCGGATTTTATGAACAAACAATACTTCTTCGTCAAACTGAATCCCTGCCGACCCGACTTTGCACAGACAATGACGCCTGAAGAAAATGACATCATGCAACAACATGTTGGCTACTGGATGAAATATATGCACGAAGGCAAGGTCCTGGTGTTCGGCCCGGTATTAGATCCTCAGGCTGTATACGGTGTAGGTGTTGTTGCCGTTGAGAACAAGGAAGAATTGGAGCGAATAATTGACGGTGATCCGGCGTCCAAACTTAACAAGTACGAATTCCACCCGATGCGCGCAATGATTGCTAACAGCCTGGTTAATAGCAACTAAGAGACATGAAACACCTTATAGCACCCCGGTTACGCTCAAAAAGTGCCGGGGTCTTTTTTTGTATCGACCGCAAAATGACAACAATTGACAACAAAATAGCGTTTGAATGAAAAATTGCAGCCGTTGGAATTCGACAACATTCTGTAACAAATTGGCGACAGATTACAGTCTGGAATTGGCTTTTAGAATTACGGTGCTATTCGGCGAAAAGCTCGATTCATCAGCGCCCCAGCCCAGCCGGCCAATCCAGCAACCAGGCCACCGACCACAAGATTGACAACTATGAACAGAAAAGCCCCCGGCAAACTAAACAGTTTTGCCATCCGTGAAGACAAAATATGATCATTCGGTATGTCCCTCACCAGTATCACTACCAACCAAAGCAGGCAAATACCTGCCGCCGATAACAGAAAGGCATTAACGGGTCTCAGTTGCCAGGCAATAGCCAGTACAAAGGGAATGACCGCTATCATCCACCAGGGCAGGAACCAGGTAGCGATACCAGCCAGTAAGGCAATGATCAGTGGATATATGAGGTTTCTCATTTTGCAGGTTGAATTTTCCAGGTGTGCTTTACGGTTTTATTGTCAGGCGTCTGGCCTTCAGGCACGAAG comes from Polluticoccus soli and encodes:
- a CDS encoding AI-2E family transporter, yielding MNKLPVTVRRSIELLGLCGLGYIITKGRDIIMPLIMAGFLALLLLPVLRWLRGRKLPEVVAIGMSLVLLILVVAGIGTFFSFQVASLLNDIPEMQKNLNHHWQAISHWIESHWNIPIQRQLAVINTQIGNLGNNVAGTLQGAALTLGGVLVFIGLLPIYIFLILFYRQLIRKFVFLWFSQENHGEVENAFNETETIVKYYLVGLLIQITYLTVLVGGILMLFGIKHAILIGLMFGILNLIPYIGALIGNVLGVLITLTSSPELWHIWAVLGTIAVVQFLDNNILMPRIVGSRVQVNALASIVGIIIGGALAGVAGMFLSIPLMAMLKIIFEKTPPLRQWGVLLGEPVDEKEKPGQTPVQKMKDSLERKRNEEIDEEAKKDKSTDS
- a CDS encoding 3-hydroxyanthranilate 3,4-dioxygenase, which translates into the protein MAVRRPFNLHNWIEENRHLLKPPVGNQQVYKEAGDFIVMVVGGPNSRKDFHYNESEELFYQLEGDVVVRIYEDGKIVDIPIKEGDMFLLPGKTPHSPQRGENTVGLVIEKVREDKEIDGFIWYCENCHEKLYEEYFELTDIVSQLPPLMQRFYSDIEKRTCKNCGHVMEPPAPKK
- a CDS encoding hemolysin family protein, producing the protein MSNLLFYIFGCILLIGFFAGTEIAFISANKLNIELRKKQGTFSGRILSRFMENPSEFIGTSLVGVNVLLVIYGLLMTRLTEPFLEMLPPPLNSDYMHLILDTFLATVVILIFAEFLPKAVFRTKAEQVLALFSFPMLISYYILYPFAKIFVSISEFILKYLFNVRIKENQAIFNRVDLEVFVKQTLHGHETDSNEVNTELFENALYLVNVKVRKCMIPRNEVEAVELNTPVESVRNKFIETKLSKIIVYEGSIDNIVGYLHHLDLSRRPKAIKEVLHSISAVPEAMSAVDLMNRFTRERKSIAWVIDEFGGTSGIVTMEDVLEEIFGDINDEYDVQEHVEKQIAESEYIFSGRIELDYLNEKYGFNFPEDETETLSGYIISHHETIPKIKDRIIIDHYEFDILLVTETRIETVKMKVLKTYQ
- a CDS encoding pirin family protein, giving the protein MLDIVIEARKANIGPGLSVNRILPFRLKRMVGPFIFMDHAGPVSVPVQSGSSMDVLPHPHIGLSTVSYLFDGQVTHRDSLGVEQIIRPGEVNWMTAGRGIAHSERFEDPATRTGSLEMVQTWVALPEKDEEQAPTFDNYTASQLPVFTDTGVWMRLIAGNAYGLSNHVKTHSPLFYLHVVLDAGAKIALPNNYSERGAYVAKGSVEVNGHTYSAGQMLVFTKGGDPHISAKEKTKLLLLGGEPLGERHIWWNFVSSRKDRIEQAKADWKAGRILLPPNDNKEFIPLPEDKSKPASSAPPAPECLS
- a CDS encoding BrxA/BrxB family bacilliredoxin, with product MYPIEIVSPMKAELTEKGFQELLTPEQVDAALQKPGTALLFINSVCGCSAGTARPGVIMAALNSPKKPDQLLTSFAGFDIDAVRQARTYLLPYPPSSPAIALLKDGQVVHMIERHMIEGRPAQMIAANLAQAFETYC
- a CDS encoding YciI family protein, which translates into the protein MNKQYFFVKLNPCRPDFAQTMTPEENDIMQQHVGYWMKYMHEGKVLVFGPVLDPQAVYGVGVVAVENKEELERIIDGDPASKLNKYEFHPMRAMIANSLVNSN
- the gmk gene encoding guanylate kinase, translated to MSEGKIIVITAPSGSGKTTLVKRLLNAYPKLAFSVSACTRQPRPGEADGKDYYFYSEDRFKTLVDESAFVEWEMVYTGKYYGTLKSELQRIWDNGRVPLVDIDVKGAIAIQDAYPDASLTLFIQAPSLEILRQRLESRGTESVSSLEERISKAGFELSFATQFDRIIINDNLEAATTELLDTVQAFVQE